Below is a window of Andrena cerasifolii isolate SP2316 chromosome 5, iyAndCera1_principal, whole genome shotgun sequence DNA.
TAATCATTCGCACATCGTTTGCATCGACCTCGCTTGTGCACCTCtctgcaatttttattacgTTATATTTAAATGCTAAGCTCCTAGCAAGTAGTATCACCTATTCAATAAAGAAAGCTGAATTTTCATGAGAGAGTTCCAATTCATTCTTGTACAGGTTGGACGCAAATATTACTACCCTGGGCATCGAAGAGGTGGTCGAAAGCATCCGACAGCTCGGTGATTTGTACGACACGTCGTTCCGGAGAGATGACAATTATACCTTGAGCACTGaactttttacaaaaatgtatggaaagGATTACGACGTTACCAATATAATGAAACGCGTAAGTAGGCTCTATTTATCATACTATTATCCCGTGTATTCTAACATCCACGATTTAGAAGAAACGTAAGTTGATCTCGACTAAAAATTACAGCTAACACCACCGTGCTCAGCCGTGCTGCAACTCTGCGCCTTTCACGGCGAGCTTCGAAATTGCTCGAGTCTATTTCAAACGCGAAAAACGCAAGAAGGATTCTGCTGCACGTTTAACTACGTGGACGAAACTAATAAGTTGACGTGAGCTTTCAGAAACCTACAGATTCGCAATTTCCAAGAAAGACTAGCTGCTGTATCTTTTCACGTCGCTGTTGAACCTATTTTCTGCTCGGCTTTCAATGTCCCTCGACGTTTAAGACAATTTTAGAGTACTTCGACGGTGAATAGCTTTCCGTAATTTCAGCGGAGCCGATAAGAACACCGAGTCTCTCCACGTGTATAAAATAGGAGACGCCAGCTTGACATATGGCTTAACCGTGGTGCTGGCTCCTCTTTTAGATGATTATTTCTATCGCCTCTTACCTGTTACTGGATGGAAGGTAATTCTCACGAGCATTATTCGTGCAATCGATTCTACAGCAACGAAACCCTGATCTACCACACCCAAAAGTTCGCGATATGTCAGGCATCGCCTAATTCCGTCCGCTATCCCTGGTTCGCGATTGGTCGTTTGACGAATTCGCGAAAGAAATCATTCTGCCCGTTTTGCCGCGCGACACTGTGCCCCTAATCGCTCCCCTTTTTCGCGCCTCGGTCACCAACGGTCATCGCATTTCGTAGTGCAGATGTCCGCCGATAAAAAGCCCGGAAAAGTCATTAGCAGCGCGATGCAACATTTCCCTTTACATTGGAAAAACCCTGGCCCGAGCAACCGTCCGGAATGTACAACGTTTAGCGCAGAGATGACCCATTTAACGATTCCCCGCGATAAGGTGCACTTTTTCGAGCTGGCCACAATTTTCAACAGGAATACAGAGAAGCTTGACAATGGACGCGAATGTGCCGCGAGATAGACTATTTATGTACGAGTATAGAGCTGGTCCACCCTCTGTCGCGAACGGTGGCTCCCCGTACGATTTTAATTGCTAAGGAACAATTCTCTAGGTGATGATATTCAACCCTCACGATTTCCCTGACATGGCCAGCGGCGGGGTGACGGAGATCTTGGTGTCCCCGTCATCCGAGAAGTACGTGCACGTGCGTGCTTTCGGATTGCACAGCACAGACGCCATTCGATCGTTTCCGATAGAAAAACGCCGATGCTTCTTTCCGCGCGAGAAGCGATCCATCACCACGACGTACACCGGAAGCGATTGCATACTTGCCTGCAAGATCGAGGATATAGGGAGGGCCTGCAACTGCATGCCGTTCTTCTGGCCGACCCAGGGGTTCGGGGAGCGTTAGTAAAGAGGCGGTGCCTAGTTTTTCCCCTTACAATTCTTAATTACTCCGGCTAAGCTGAAAGCCATGCTTGTTGCGCTCGTAATTAATTCAAGCGTGCCCTCGCACGCGTCCCGCCATTGTCGGGGGGTATTGAGAGCGTGAAACATTAAAGAGAACCTGCTCCCTTGACGATAGAGGCCTGCGCGCCACCTTGTCCCAGAAATGAACGAGGGAATTATGTCGATTTGTTGCATAAGTGAAAGTGAAAAGGGAATTTCATGTAGATCTAGATTCTTGCTTTTCAGAGGATAACAGCTTCACAGAGAGCCGAAGGTGGAGCAACGCGAAGGTCAAGGTAATGCTGAAATCTGCAGGAATTTAAACGTGTTTTCACCCGTGGATTTCAACTGAAAGTTAGAGGGGTTGGTATTTTTGGAAGAAAGAGATGTTTGACGAGGGAACTTTGCTCGTGGTGCCTACTGTGGTATATACCTATTCGCGAGCCCTTGCCGCGGGTTACTGTTAAAGCGTTAAAGTGGACGGCACCATGTCGGCATGAATTCTCGTTCTTTTCTAACGGATGCTTATATTTACTGGGGATGGTATCGGGAAGATAgattttaagggggaacaccactgcgacggccggaaaagtaagccatttttaagattttttttcaggaataatttacagttttcataattttttttattatttacctttagtacgctgtcttaagagaatatacaaaaaaaataaggaGAAAAAGATCcataaattgtaatatattaattaatcttctagaccccccacgcgagctggtcgaatgtgtaactatgaaacagcaggtccgaaatcaaatttcattttttttttataaactatatgagtgtagtttccgttgtacgtaccgatttcttaaacaaattatttttttaaattggtgcgttttggaagaaaagtttcgaaaattcgcaaataagatggacagtttttcaagcgtatttcaaaaaatttgttttcaatcaaagagatccgcacgtacaacggaaactacattcATATACCtagttcgtaaaaaaaaaatgaaatttgatttcggacctgctgttccatagttacacattcgaccagctggCGTTggggggggggtctagaagattaattaatatattaaaaattatggatgtttttctatttattttttttccacagtctcttaagacagcggactaaaggtaggtaaaacaaattttctatgataactgtaaattattcctgaaaaaaaattcttaaaaatgacttacctttccggccgtcacagtggtgttcccccttaagaagtCCAACTGTTCTCTTATACTGTATGAAGAATGATGCTTTATCTTTATCGTTGTATAGAGTCCTACAAAATCTGCAGCCACGATGATATATTTTGTATAGCGCAGCACAAAAGTGAGTAACACTGTATTGATCATTTCTACTTAGATATGTGTAGGAATAATACGATGGTTAGACAATGTAGCACACTAATGTCTTAATGCACCAATGCTTCAGTTGTCAGTAGGGTagagtggggctaaaagtccggcgggtagaAAGTCCCGAATGCAAAATCTCCATTCGTAAACAATCGATTGAATATTGCAGAATAACTATGTTGATGGCAAGGGTAATGGAGAGGGCCGCAGAGTCGTCAGTCGTTTTGGGGCTTTCGTGCGTGTCATATGACTCCTTCGTCATTATGTATATCAAGAAGCGAAAGAAGTACTCCTTTTTTGTTGTGTTGTTTGAAGTAAACCACGAAAATTACACGAAAAGCTGGTTAGAAGAAATTAAGGACATTTTACCCCAAGCAATGAACTTCTTGCCCCCGGCACGGGGTAAAAAGTCAATTTTGAATTGACATACATTTTGTGATATAACTCAACAAAAAGTAACACCATTAACCGACAACTTTGTaaaagtaaagcataatagttatagtttatacaaaataacaccgtctctctctagattgttattactaaattttacgtaggtctatatgaaaaacgggactttcagCCCCACGCTACCCTATCTTAACATCCCCAAACTAACGCCTCTATATCCCAGTAACTATCGCTCCTAACGATGGTTCTTGAAATTTGcgaaataattttaattccaGACGAGACCCGGAATTTTATACCCTCCATAGACGAAACAGTGGACGACTTTATGAAAACCGAAAGCGACACATTTGTTTGTCCCAACTGTTACCTTTCCTGCGACGATGTAACTTACGAGGTGAAATCAACGGTATTTGTTTTGCACCCCGGCTACTACGAACCATCATTACTGTAAGAACAAACATATTCAAAGCCTCCGACAAACCCTAATTCGTAAAAGCCTCCGACTAAACTGCAACTAATAAACAACCCCTAGCCCCGGCATAAATATCACGGACCAAAGTATCCTGCGCGTATTCTTCTCTGACCTGGGGACCGTGTCTTTGAAGCGAGACGAGACTTACCGTTGGTACGAGTACATGAGTGAGTAGATCTCCCTTACCATCAAACCCATATCCTCTTCTTAACCaatgaaattagaaaaaacacTTTTCCTCACCAATTCCTGCGCCCAGCCGAGCATGCACGCCAGCGAGCTGAAACTCCTCTATCTCCAAAGGACAATCGCTTCGAATACTCATCCTCCCAGTGCACACTGCGCATTTCGTCGCCAACACGCGCGTGAGAATTACAAGTGAACGTGCGAAAAGAcggaatttcaattttatacaCTTGTCACTCGGAGCTTCTAGCGCGGTCGAAGCGCGTCGCATTTATGGCGGGCATCGCGTACCACCAGAGTCAACAGTGGCACCGTGAAGGTTACGCGTAATCCGATGCTTCTGTGCTTATTAAAAGCGCGACAAATTTAAGCGGAGGCGTTAATTTTCACGAGGTCGGTCCAACACCTTGTTCGCGCTCCGACGGCCCCTTGAATACTGAGCGCGAAGCGGGCAATTTGTTTTGGTTAAACGACCGAGAGCGCCCGAGGCTATTATGCTCGATGAACCGACCCGGAAGCCCATAAATACAGGGAATTGTGTATCGAGGCGTCACGTTCAAAACATCTGGCACTTCGGACTGGGCAAGGCAAGATCGCTGTCGCGAGTGCTTAGTAGTTAGGATGCGGAATGCACTGGGAgggtagtttaaaaaaaaataaaataaaatcgagctGGCTCGAGAAAACTCGATACAAACTAGCTCGAGTAATTATCTCTGTGTTCGTCTACAGACCCGGCTCGTCCCCACAGGGAAAATTAAGCAGCTGCCTGGAGCGCAAAGCTGACAGGGGGCGCAACATTGTATTTTCcttttggcattttttaaaataaaatattacaatttgtTGGTACCATAAACgttttaagctacgaataaaagTTCAGAGTAAGCCCGtgaaaaaactgaaataaacgtattttaaataaacggcGCGATTTGGCAAGTTCGTCTAGGGCGCAAGAAAGGCTCGAGCCAGGCCTGTTCGTCCGAATGCAAAAATTAGAGATGCTTGATttaatgtaaattttatttgatcGAGGCACTAAAAGAAGCTTCTTACAGGCGATTTGGGTGGTATATTCGCGTTCTTCGTTGGCTTCAGCATCATCAGCATCGTGGAACTGTTTTATTTTAGCGTTCTCGTTTTATCGAAGCTTATGGAGCCTGACCCTTACCCCAAGGCAATAGAAGAAGATGAAATTCTATGTAACCAGCCTTCGATACAAGCTATTTATTGGAACGAGCTACTTCCGCGCTCGAAGaacgatataaaaaatatttagacgGAATGATCTATTCTAAGTGCTTCTCGCGTTCCTGTATTTCTGCTCCCGTTTGCTTCGAAGATTGTAATAAATTGCA
It encodes the following:
- the LOC143369058 gene encoding sodium channel protein Nach-like isoform X1, with the protein product MRAIIAVTSNDFSRRLRVLEVTIHGGAQTNTSAKSSILDSWLPLAETMATKNNDGSRRRAQHAGKLAAISYGWASPVTRKRPAQSGCFQTLIKYFKLYCRHSSLVGLKYLAEDRATWIERILWILVYSCTACVVIYFTTIFYQDFAGMSVATMVEEHYSPTEELEFPGVAVCTMNRLSRRAVRELAIEMLDANITTLGIEEVVESIRQLGDLYDTSFRRDDNYTLSTELFTKMYGKDYDVTNIMKRLTPPCSAVLQLCAFHGELRNCSSLFQTRKTQEGFCCTFNYVDETNKLTGADKNTESLHVYKIGDASLTYGLTVVLAPLLDDYFYRLLPVTGWKVMIFNPHDFPDMASGGVTEILVSPSSEKYVHVRAFGLHSTDAIRSFPIEKRRCFFPREKRSITTTYTGSDCILACKIEDIGRACNCMPFFWPTQGFGEQSYKICSHDDIFCIAQHKNETRNFIPSIDETVDDFMKTESDTFVCPNCYLSCDDVTYEVKSTVFVLHPGYYEPSLLPGINITDQSILRVFFSDLGTVSLKRDETYRWYEYMSDLGGIFAFFVGFSIISIVELFYFSVLVLSKLMEPDPYPKAIEEDEILCNQPSIQAIYWNELLPRSKNDIKNI
- the LOC143369058 gene encoding sodium channel protein Nach-like isoform X2, translated to MATKNNDGSRRRAQHAGKLAAISYGWASPVTRKRPAQSGCFQTLIKYFKLYCRHSSLVGLKYLAEDRATWIERILWILVYSCTACVVIYFTTIFYQDFAGMSVATMVEEHYSPTEELEFPGVAVCTMNRLSRRAVRELAIEMLDANITTLGIEEVVESIRQLGDLYDTSFRRDDNYTLSTELFTKMYGKDYDVTNIMKRLTPPCSAVLQLCAFHGELRNCSSLFQTRKTQEGFCCTFNYVDETNKLTGADKNTESLHVYKIGDASLTYGLTVVLAPLLDDYFYRLLPVTGWKVMIFNPHDFPDMASGGVTEILVSPSSEKYVHVRAFGLHSTDAIRSFPIEKRRCFFPREKRSITTTYTGSDCILACKIEDIGRACNCMPFFWPTQGFGEQSYKICSHDDIFCIAQHKNETRNFIPSIDETVDDFMKTESDTFVCPNCYLSCDDVTYEVKSTVFVLHPGYYEPSLLPGINITDQSILRVFFSDLGTVSLKRDETYRWYEYMSDLGGIFAFFVGFSIISIVELFYFSVLVLSKLMEPDPYPKAIEEDEILCNQPSIQAIYWNELLPRSKNDIKNI